Proteins found in one Gimesia chilikensis genomic segment:
- a CDS encoding formylmethanofuran dehydrogenase subunit C, whose translation MALTFTLKQALPVSLEVNSVSHESVSGQSLSQICALPVLLGNRQATVGEFFDVQQSDAEPDLLIFAGDCARLKYIGAGLSRGRIRVEGSAGMHLGAEMTGGEILVKGDVADCAATEMQGGTLSIQGNAGDLLGAAYPGSKRGMRGGTIAVNGHVGNEAGHRMRRGTIVIGGDAGDATGFDMIAGSIFTFGKMGALAGAGMRRGTLGLLGDAGTPDLLPTFRYSCLYRPTWLSFFLRKLAQTGFPVPENCFSSEYRRYCGDFLTLGKGEILVRQ comes from the coding sequence ATGGCCCTCACGTTTACGCTTAAACAGGCACTCCCGGTCTCTCTCGAGGTCAACTCGGTGAGTCATGAATCAGTGAGTGGTCAGTCACTGAGCCAGATCTGTGCGCTACCGGTTTTGTTGGGCAATCGTCAGGCTACCGTGGGGGAATTCTTTGATGTCCAGCAGAGTGATGCGGAACCGGACTTGTTAATCTTCGCAGGTGATTGTGCACGCCTGAAATACATCGGTGCCGGTCTCTCTCGAGGTCGCATCCGTGTGGAAGGCAGTGCCGGCATGCATCTGGGGGCGGAGATGACAGGCGGTGAAATTCTCGTTAAAGGTGATGTCGCCGATTGTGCAGCCACAGAAATGCAGGGAGGAACACTCAGCATTCAAGGTAATGCCGGCGACCTTCTCGGGGCCGCCTATCCCGGCAGTAAACGCGGCATGCGGGGAGGCACCATCGCGGTCAATGGTCATGTTGGTAATGAAGCCGGGCATCGGATGCGTCGTGGCACGATTGTCATCGGGGGTGATGCCGGCGATGCGACCGGGTTTGATATGATTGCCGGTTCCATTTTTACTTTCGGCAAAATGGGGGCACTGGCCGGAGCCGGAATGCGGCGCGGGACACTCGGGCTGCTGGGAGATGCCGGAACGCCGGATCTGCTGCCTACATTCCGCTACTCATGCCTTTATCGGCCGACATGGCTCTCGTTTTTTCTGCGCAAGTTAGCGCAAACTGGTTTTCCGGTTCCGGAGAACTGTTTCAGCAGTGAATATCGGCGCTACTGCGGCGATTTTCTGACCTTGGGGAAGGGAGAAATTCTGGTTCGCCAGTAA
- a CDS encoding fatty acid CoA ligase family protein, translating to MSDQFNIADRLRQSAQAWPHQKAVVFPAGKDRQGRYTYSSLTFQQLDQESDRLARGLIELGVKPGTRMALMVRPSLEFIALTFALFKAGAVIILIDPGMGRKNIIRCLAEVEPEGFVAIPLAQLFRKIKRRDFPKARLNVTVGKPVLTSGIDYDWLLGKEWTPFEIIQRDRTDPAAIIFTSGSTGPPKGVAYEHGMFWSQVDLLRDYYQIQPGEVDLPGFPLFALFNSAMGVTTIVPDMDPTKPALVDPEKIIRQMNDQGVTQAFGSPAMWNRIGRYCEEHDIKLPSLKRVLSAGAPVPVHVIKRMRQTLSCEDADINTPYGATESLPVASICGREVLEETSKQTATGAGTCVGIPFPGVQVKIIRIHNEPLESIEQAEELPVGEIGEIIVQGPMATREYFLRPEATRLAKIPDGAQFWHRMGDVGYRDEYGKLWFCGRKAHMVETAEGPMFTICCEAIFNQHPRIYRSALVGVGGKPQQRPVIIVEPEQGDFPQSQTARKQLTEELLELGQANALTQSIETVLFHKSLPVDIRHNVKIFREKLAPWAERQVT from the coding sequence ATGTCTGATCAATTTAATATCGCCGATCGTCTTCGCCAGTCTGCTCAAGCCTGGCCGCACCAGAAAGCAGTGGTTTTTCCCGCGGGTAAGGACAGGCAGGGGCGATACACTTACAGCAGTCTGACCTTTCAGCAACTGGACCAGGAAAGTGATCGCCTGGCGCGGGGGCTGATTGAGTTGGGGGTGAAACCGGGAACCCGGATGGCCCTGATGGTGCGCCCCAGCCTGGAGTTCATCGCACTCACCTTTGCGCTGTTCAAGGCGGGGGCGGTGATCATTTTGATCGATCCGGGAATGGGGCGAAAAAATATTATTCGCTGTCTGGCAGAAGTGGAGCCCGAAGGTTTTGTTGCGATTCCGCTGGCACAGTTGTTTCGCAAGATCAAGCGACGGGACTTTCCCAAAGCGCGCTTGAACGTGACGGTCGGCAAGCCGGTTCTGACTTCAGGAATCGACTATGACTGGTTACTGGGGAAAGAATGGACGCCGTTTGAAATCATTCAACGCGACCGTACCGACCCGGCGGCGATTATCTTCACCAGCGGGAGCACGGGGCCCCCTAAAGGGGTCGCCTATGAGCATGGCATGTTCTGGTCTCAGGTAGATCTGTTACGCGATTATTACCAGATCCAGCCGGGTGAAGTCGATCTGCCGGGCTTTCCGCTGTTTGCACTCTTCAACTCGGCCATGGGAGTGACTACCATTGTGCCTGATATGGATCCGACGAAGCCGGCCCTGGTTGATCCGGAGAAAATTATCCGTCAGATGAATGATCAGGGGGTGACGCAGGCCTTTGGTTCTCCCGCGATGTGGAACCGGATTGGCCGGTACTGTGAAGAGCATGACATTAAACTGCCTTCTCTGAAACGTGTGCTCTCTGCTGGTGCCCCGGTTCCCGTTCATGTGATTAAGCGGATGCGTCAGACGTTGAGCTGTGAGGACGCAGACATCAATACGCCGTACGGAGCGACAGAATCACTGCCGGTTGCCTCCATCTGCGGACGTGAGGTACTGGAAGAGACCTCAAAGCAGACGGCGACAGGAGCCGGGACCTGTGTGGGAATTCCGTTTCCCGGAGTGCAGGTCAAAATCATCCGGATTCATAACGAACCCCTCGAGTCGATTGAGCAGGCGGAAGAACTTCCAGTCGGGGAGATCGGAGAAATCATCGTACAGGGGCCGATGGCCACGCGTGAATATTTCCTGCGTCCCGAAGCGACGCGTCTGGCAAAAATTCCAGATGGAGCACAGTTCTGGCACCGCATGGGGGATGTAGGATACCGGGATGAATATGGAAAACTCTGGTTCTGTGGCCGGAAAGCACATATGGTTGAAACAGCTGAGGGGCCGATGTTTACCATTTGTTGTGAGGCGATCTTCAATCAGCATCCGCGGATTTACCGTAGTGCTCTGGTGGGCGTTGGTGGGAAACCACAGCAACGTCCGGTGATTATCGTAGAGCCGGAGCAGGGGGACTTTCCCCAAAGCCAGACAGCACGCAAACAACTGACAGAGGAGCTGCTTGAACTGGGGCAGGCGAATGCACTCACACAGTCAATTGAAACGGTCCTGTTTCATAAATCGTTACCCGTTGATATCAGACATAATGTGAAAATCTTTCGTGAAAAACTGGCTCCCTGGGCCGAAAGGCAGGTTACATGA
- a CDS encoding NAD-dependent epimerase/dehydratase family protein, which yields MKVLVTGGGGFLGLYIVEQLVQAGETVRVFCRGEYPRLKELNVETIQGDIRDAAAVERACTGIETVYHTAAVSGIWGPWDYFYGINTQGTLNVLEACQSQGVTRLVYTSSPSVVYDGSAHENASEKLPYSQNFLCHYPHTKMLAEQAVLAANGTRGLATVALRPHLIWGPRDNHLIPRLIQRAKSGRLRQVGTGENLISMSYVENAAAAHLQAAARLYCDSPVGGQAYFINEPEPVVMWTWINQLLALAGLPPVEKRISVKAAKQIGSVLEFLYRTLHLPGEPPMTRFLASQLSSSHYYDISRARLDFGYAPLVSFDEAMQRMEPELKRLAER from the coding sequence ATGAAAGTCCTCGTGACCGGGGGAGGCGGCTTCCTGGGGCTCTACATTGTCGAACAACTGGTCCAAGCAGGGGAGACGGTCCGCGTTTTTTGTCGTGGAGAGTATCCTCGTCTTAAGGAGTTGAATGTAGAAACCATCCAGGGGGATATTCGCGACGCCGCTGCAGTAGAGCGAGCCTGTACTGGCATTGAGACGGTCTATCACACGGCAGCCGTCTCCGGCATCTGGGGGCCGTGGGATTATTTCTATGGCATTAACACTCAGGGCACGTTGAATGTTCTGGAAGCCTGTCAGTCACAGGGAGTGACGCGTCTGGTTTATACAAGTTCCCCGAGTGTGGTCTATGACGGCTCTGCACATGAAAATGCCAGTGAGAAACTCCCCTACAGCCAGAACTTTCTCTGTCATTATCCACACACCAAGATGCTGGCTGAGCAGGCTGTCCTGGCGGCCAATGGAACGCGTGGTCTGGCGACAGTTGCTTTGAGACCGCATCTGATCTGGGGCCCGCGTGACAATCATCTGATTCCCCGACTGATTCAGCGAGCGAAATCCGGTCGCTTAAGGCAGGTGGGAACGGGCGAGAACCTGATCTCGATGAGCTATGTCGAAAACGCGGCAGCCGCCCATCTGCAGGCTGCCGCTCGTCTGTATTGCGATTCTCCCGTTGGTGGACAGGCCTATTTCATCAATGAACCAGAACCGGTGGTGATGTGGACCTGGATCAATCAACTGTTGGCTTTGGCAGGACTACCGCCCGTTGAAAAGCGGATTTCGGTCAAGGCTGCCAAGCAGATCGGCAGCGTATTGGAATTTTTGTACCGTACGTTACACCTACCCGGTGAACCGCCGATGACCCGCTTTCTCGCCTCTCAGCTGAGCAGTTCTCATTATTATGATATCAGTCGTGCCCGACTTGATTTCGGATATGCACCTCTGGTCAGTTTTGATGAAGCGATGCAGCGGATGGAACCGGAACTGAAGCGACTGGCTGAACGGTAG
- the pckA gene encoding phosphoenolpyruvate carboxykinase (ATP): MESFDLSEHGINVDWVMRNPDPSMLYEEAIRYEPGTSISDTGALIAYSGEKTGRSPKDKRVVKHKNSQEDIWWGDVNYPLDQHAFYCNRERATDYLNICPHLYVIDAFAGWDPEYQIKVRVICSRPYHALFMHNMLIRPTDEQLQGFGKPDYVIYNAGTFPANRFTTGMTSKTSVDLSIEDGEIVILGTEYAGEMKKGIFTVMNYLMPKRGILSMHCSATADRQTGRSSVLFGLSGTGKTTLSADPKRYLIGDDEHCWTDNGIFNIEGGCYAKAIYLSRENEPEIFQALRYGAVLENVVYDESHHHVDFNDTSFTQNTRGAYPIEYMPSAKIPCVADHPTDVIFLTCDAFGVLPPVSKLTPEQAMYHFISGYTAKVAGTEMGVNEPEATFSPCFGGPFLVWHPGKYADLLAEKIRKYNANVWLVNTGWNGGAYGVGNRISLQHTRAIIDAIHSGTLNHAPTEVDPIFGTATVTKCPDVDSKMLVPHNSWADQSAYRETAKKLAHAFNQNFMKYSSGVSEAVLAAAPQV, encoded by the coding sequence ATGGAGTCGTTTGATCTGTCGGAGCATGGAATCAATGTAGATTGGGTCATGCGGAACCCTGATCCTTCGATGTTGTACGAAGAGGCGATTCGCTATGAGCCGGGAACTTCCATTTCCGATACAGGAGCGCTGATTGCCTACTCCGGTGAGAAAACGGGTCGTTCTCCCAAAGATAAACGGGTCGTCAAACACAAGAATTCCCAAGAAGATATCTGGTGGGGGGATGTGAATTACCCTCTGGATCAGCATGCCTTCTACTGTAATCGCGAGCGGGCGACCGACTATCTGAATATCTGCCCGCATCTCTACGTAATCGATGCTTTTGCCGGTTGGGATCCGGAATACCAGATCAAGGTCCGCGTGATCTGCTCACGTCCCTATCATGCACTGTTCATGCATAACATGCTGATTCGTCCGACCGATGAGCAGTTGCAGGGTTTCGGAAAGCCGGACTACGTGATTTATAATGCAGGCACATTCCCTGCAAATCGATTCACCACGGGGATGACATCCAAAACCAGCGTTGATTTAAGTATTGAGGATGGTGAGATCGTCATTCTGGGAACCGAGTATGCCGGCGAAATGAAAAAAGGCATCTTCACGGTCATGAACTACCTGATGCCCAAGCGGGGCATTCTGTCTATGCACTGCTCGGCGACAGCCGATCGCCAGACGGGGCGTTCTTCGGTACTCTTCGGTTTGTCGGGAACAGGGAAAACAACGCTCTCAGCCGATCCCAAACGTTATCTGATTGGAGACGATGAGCACTGCTGGACCGATAACGGCATCTTCAATATTGAGGGGGGCTGTTACGCAAAGGCCATCTATCTGTCTCGCGAGAATGAACCGGAAATCTTCCAGGCACTCCGCTATGGGGCGGTACTGGAGAATGTGGTTTATGACGAATCGCATCACCACGTGGACTTCAATGATACGAGTTTTACGCAAAATACCCGCGGGGCGTATCCGATTGAATACATGCCCAGTGCGAAAATTCCCTGTGTGGCAGATCATCCTACCGATGTGATTTTCCTGACCTGTGATGCCTTCGGCGTACTGCCTCCGGTAAGTAAGCTAACCCCGGAGCAGGCGATGTACCACTTTATCAGCGGTTATACTGCGAAAGTGGCGGGCACCGAAATGGGAGTCAACGAACCAGAGGCGACCTTCTCTCCCTGTTTTGGTGGGCCGTTCCTGGTCTGGCATCCCGGTAAATATGCGGATCTGCTGGCGGAAAAAATCCGGAAGTACAATGCCAATGTCTGGCTGGTCAACACCGGCTGGAATGGTGGTGCTTACGGCGTCGGTAATCGAATCAGTCTGCAGCACACGCGTGCGATCATTGATGCGATCCATTCCGGAACACTGAATCACGCTCCGACCGAAGTCGATCCGATCTTCGGAACCGCGACCGTGACCAAATGCCCCGATGTGGATTCTAAAATGCTCGTGCCTCATAACTCCTGGGCGGATCAGAGTGCCTACAGGGAGACCGCGAAAAAACTGGCGCACGCATTCAATCAGAACTTTATGAAGTATTCTTCCGGAGTTTCTGAAGCAGTGCTGGCTGCGGCACCTCAGGTTTAA
- a CDS encoding endonuclease V, translating into MNLALDVYYHPDDSATVAGLLFDDWESNQVTETLLKSIPKVAEYEPGQFYKRELPCLLALIADVKPELETIVIDGFVTLGADQRPGLGTYLYQELGEEIPIIGVAKSRFNQTPAETEILRGNSQNPLFVTALGIPLAEARHKIQTMHGPYRIPTLLKQVDQLCRVEKEGI; encoded by the coding sequence GTGAATCTCGCTTTAGACGTTTATTACCATCCAGACGATTCAGCCACAGTCGCAGGACTTCTGTTCGACGACTGGGAATCAAACCAGGTAACCGAAACGCTCCTCAAATCGATCCCCAAGGTTGCGGAGTATGAACCGGGACAATTCTACAAACGCGAACTCCCCTGCCTGCTCGCTTTAATCGCAGATGTGAAACCCGAACTGGAAACCATCGTCATCGATGGTTTCGTCACACTGGGAGCAGACCAGCGTCCCGGACTGGGCACCTATCTCTATCAGGAACTGGGAGAAGAAATACCCATCATTGGCGTTGCCAAATCCCGCTTTAATCAGACTCCGGCAGAAACGGAAATCCTGCGCGGCAACAGCCAGAATCCGCTGTTTGTCACCGCACTGGGAATTCCACTGGCGGAAGCACGGCATAAAATTCAGACCATGCACGGTCCGTACCGAATTCCCACTCTGTTAAAGCAGGTCGATCAACTCTGTCGCGTAGAAAAAGAAGGGATTTAA
- a CDS encoding DUF6940 family protein yields the protein MRTYWNYADVLELWQEDTEFRLWFTEMLAAIPFTAFRWETPPVTTSTPSRPFEFVIIDSPTLDRPVDRGAFAEHFSIVPHKAVVSFSNLGRDAILIVPCPASADLDYCHLADFVRRAPQAQVLEFWKTIGSVMQHRVSEQSVWLSTAGAGVAWLHVRLDDRPKYYRYQPYRTLSASE from the coding sequence ATGCGGACGTATTGGAACTATGCGGACGTATTGGAACTTTGGCAGGAAGACACGGAATTCCGTCTCTGGTTCACCGAGATGCTGGCAGCAATACCTTTCACAGCGTTTCGCTGGGAGACGCCTCCCGTCACAACCTCAACTCCAAGTCGCCCTTTTGAGTTTGTGATCATTGACAGCCCCACGCTGGATCGTCCAGTGGACCGTGGTGCGTTTGCTGAGCATTTCTCAATCGTTCCGCATAAGGCTGTTGTGAGTTTTTCGAATCTGGGCCGTGATGCGATCCTGATTGTTCCCTGTCCAGCTTCTGCCGATCTTGATTACTGTCATCTGGCGGATTTTGTTCGTCGAGCCCCCCAGGCACAGGTGCTGGAATTCTGGAAAACGATTGGCAGTGTCATGCAACATCGAGTCAGTGAACAATCTGTCTGGTTAAGTACTGCAGGAGCAGGAGTGGCCTGGCTCCACGTCCGTCTGGATGATCGACCAAAGTATTACCGGTATCAACCGTATCGCACATTATCGGCTTCAGAGTGA
- a CDS encoding sulfite oxidase-like oxidoreductase, with product MQNSPDEEKYQAGPPPLPPAPDSEIIVSTDTHRTERIPAGQSRTRKWPVLHATSVPAVNLDTWRLEIGGLVDTPLSFSWEEYQQLPRTRVFADFHCVTRWSRLGNLWEGVSAREIMQRAGVQPTARYVIATGYDGDWTTNLPLADFQSEDVLLCDTHDGTPLDPDHGGPLRLIVPLLYAWKSAKWLKRIDFIAEDQPGYWEQCGYHNHGDPWVVDENNPDGERFQSRDHIPPGFEA from the coding sequence ATGCAGAACAGTCCCGATGAAGAAAAATACCAGGCTGGGCCGCCACCGCTGCCCCCAGCTCCCGATTCGGAGATTATCGTCAGTACAGATACACATCGGACGGAACGGATCCCCGCCGGTCAAAGTCGAACACGCAAATGGCCGGTCCTGCACGCCACCAGCGTGCCAGCCGTAAATCTCGACACCTGGCGACTTGAGATTGGAGGCCTGGTCGACACGCCTCTCTCATTCAGTTGGGAAGAATATCAGCAGCTACCGCGCACCCGAGTCTTTGCGGACTTCCACTGTGTCACTCGCTGGTCCCGTCTGGGAAATCTCTGGGAGGGGGTTTCGGCTCGTGAGATCATGCAACGAGCAGGCGTACAACCGACGGCCCGCTATGTTATCGCCACCGGTTATGATGGCGACTGGACGACCAACCTCCCCCTGGCCGACTTCCAGTCTGAAGATGTACTGCTCTGTGACACGCATGATGGCACACCCCTCGATCCGGATCATGGAGGTCCACTGCGGCTGATCGTCCCCCTGCTCTACGCCTGGAAAAGTGCCAAGTGGCTCAAACGGATTGATTTCATCGCGGAAGATCAACCGGGCTACTGGGAGCAGTGCGGGTATCACAATCATGGTGACCCCTGGGTGGTTGATGAAAACAATCCTGACGGAGAACGTTTTCAGTCGAGAGACCACATTCCCCCTGGGTTTGAAGCGTAA
- the secA gene encoding preprotein translocase subunit SecA, which produces MEFLDKLGEWLTTVTAWLERFLTGLFGSSNERQIRKLGFVRDKDGKDEITPGSMLAEIDSFEPELMKLTDEELKQTADRLRARLAAGETLDDILTYAFAAVRESARRNLNMRHYPVQMIGGYFLHKGTIAEMVTGEGKTLVSSLPAFLNALSGKVHIVTVNDYLALRDMEWMGPIHIALGLTVGAIQSRMGPEERQKHYACDITYGTNNEFGFDYLRDNMKPVKELQVQGPLNFAVVDEIDNILIDEARTPLIISGPAQDDVTKYSRANSVALKLKVGEDFEVKEKEHTCHLTDAGVKHAEELAGVESFYTAGNMEWPHLIDNALKAHHLYKRDVNYVVQQGEVIIVDDNTGRLMPGRQWGDGLHQAVEAKEGVKIKEESQTLATITLQNFFKLYDKLAGMTGTAMTEAEEFWKIYKLDVVTIPTNRPMQRINHPDVIYQTEKEKWNAIADEVREVHATGRPILVGTVSIEQSEIVSHRLSKYGIPHNVLNAKNHEREAEIIAQAGRKGAVTIATNMAGRGTDIILGGSAEHLAWEELSQKYDSRIEIPKAEWDSKVKEIEKREGMDVEGEEVMQLGGLHVIGSERHDSRRIDLQLRGRSGRQGDPGSSRFFLSLEDKLMRVFAGEWVKNILARLGMEEGEAIESGMVSKRIEGAQKKVEERHFEQRKHLLEYDEVMDEQRKNVYGYRQRILDGCNCRELIIEMIQRQVDEETDRLLDSSYRWDTIAAWSTQEAHIEVDASDVRDMTYDQLVSFLKDEAASQADDLIAEQISENLPEEYEDDWNWQALTKWANAHYGLNLNDRELKKIGRDGLHQFLYDHALKAIERIDFTPLETFLDEDWGIRSLSGYLNYQFGLEVDPQEFKNLSIPESKTKILEKVKELYHEKEVTFPVTVGMYNFLGNQQPGNEANSRVGLVKWANSRFHSDLDLEALKGKQVSEIQKILSAESEKVFVNGEASTRIEKYLSEAYSEDLQVMGTPAEHKESTLQELATWAQKELELDVTTEELEPLSTDEVRTRLYQAYNKRYRPELSQAERSLILEVLDTSWKDHLYYMDHLRSGIGLVGYAQKDPKVEYRREGMKAFDAMWGRIGQQVTSAIFRLEKQSPDFVGSLWQVTSTVHEEVTDDFEYDDPTGEQDNAPEPEQRSIEPIVNDQPKVGRNDPCPCGSGKKYKKCCGQA; this is translated from the coding sequence ATGGAATTCCTTGACAAACTGGGTGAGTGGCTGACAACAGTTACGGCATGGTTAGAGCGGTTTCTGACAGGATTGTTTGGCTCTTCCAACGAGCGACAGATCCGCAAACTGGGCTTCGTGCGTGACAAAGACGGCAAAGATGAAATCACTCCCGGTTCCATGCTGGCAGAAATAGACAGCTTCGAACCGGAGCTGATGAAACTGACCGATGAGGAGCTGAAGCAGACCGCCGACAGATTAAGAGCCAGGCTGGCTGCGGGTGAAACGCTGGACGATATTCTGACCTATGCCTTCGCTGCGGTACGTGAATCGGCCCGTCGGAATTTGAATATGCGTCACTATCCAGTGCAGATGATTGGTGGCTATTTCCTGCATAAAGGAACGATTGCTGAAATGGTTACCGGGGAAGGTAAGACGCTGGTCTCCTCCCTGCCTGCATTCCTCAATGCACTTTCCGGCAAAGTGCATATCGTCACCGTGAACGATTACCTGGCACTCCGTGATATGGAGTGGATGGGACCAATTCATATCGCCCTGGGACTCACCGTTGGTGCAATTCAGTCGCGGATGGGACCCGAAGAGCGGCAGAAGCACTATGCCTGCGACATTACCTACGGAACGAATAATGAATTTGGTTTCGATTATCTGCGCGATAATATGAAGCCGGTCAAAGAGCTGCAGGTGCAGGGACCGCTTAATTTTGCTGTCGTGGACGAAATCGATAACATTCTGATCGACGAAGCCCGTACGCCTCTGATCATTTCCGGTCCCGCCCAGGATGATGTTACCAAGTATTCACGGGCAAATTCTGTGGCGTTGAAACTGAAGGTCGGTGAAGACTTTGAAGTCAAGGAAAAAGAACATACCTGTCACCTGACCGATGCTGGTGTGAAACATGCCGAGGAACTGGCAGGTGTCGAAAGCTTCTATACAGCAGGTAACATGGAATGGCCGCACCTGATTGACAATGCACTCAAGGCACATCATCTCTACAAACGTGATGTGAATTATGTGGTTCAGCAGGGCGAAGTCATCATCGTGGACGATAACACCGGACGTCTGATGCCTGGTCGTCAATGGGGCGATGGTCTCCATCAGGCAGTCGAAGCCAAAGAAGGGGTCAAAATCAAGGAAGAGTCACAGACTCTGGCCACAATTACCCTGCAGAACTTCTTCAAGCTGTACGACAAGCTGGCCGGAATGACCGGTACTGCGATGACCGAAGCAGAAGAGTTCTGGAAAATCTATAAGCTGGATGTGGTCACGATCCCAACGAACCGTCCGATGCAGAGAATCAACCATCCGGATGTGATCTACCAGACGGAAAAAGAGAAATGGAATGCGATCGCGGATGAAGTTCGCGAAGTCCATGCGACAGGGCGACCGATTCTGGTCGGTACTGTTTCTATTGAGCAGTCTGAAATTGTCAGCCATCGTTTGAGTAAATACGGTATTCCCCACAATGTGCTTAACGCCAAGAATCATGAGCGTGAAGCAGAAATCATTGCGCAGGCAGGTCGAAAAGGTGCCGTGACGATTGCCACTAACATGGCTGGTCGTGGTACTGACATCATCCTGGGGGGAAGCGCCGAGCATCTGGCCTGGGAAGAACTGAGCCAGAAATACGACTCCCGAATTGAGATTCCCAAGGCAGAATGGGACTCCAAGGTCAAGGAAATCGAAAAACGGGAAGGAATGGATGTCGAAGGCGAAGAAGTGATGCAGCTGGGCGGATTACATGTGATCGGCTCTGAGCGACATGATTCCCGACGTATCGATCTCCAGCTCCGGGGGCGTTCCGGACGTCAGGGAGACCCGGGTTCCAGCCGGTTCTTCCTCTCACTGGAAGACAAACTGATGCGTGTGTTTGCCGGAGAATGGGTGAAAAACATTCTGGCACGTCTGGGTATGGAAGAGGGTGAGGCCATCGAAAGTGGGATGGTTTCCAAGCGAATTGAAGGCGCCCAGAAAAAAGTAGAAGAACGGCATTTTGAGCAGCGAAAACACCTGCTCGAATACGACGAAGTGATGGACGAACAGCGTAAGAACGTCTATGGCTATCGTCAGCGTATTCTGGATGGCTGTAACTGCCGTGAGCTGATTATTGAAATGATCCAGCGGCAGGTTGATGAAGAAACTGATCGGCTGCTCGACAGCAGTTATCGCTGGGATACGATTGCAGCCTGGTCAACTCAGGAAGCCCATATCGAGGTGGATGCCTCCGACGTCAGGGATATGACCTACGACCAGCTGGTCAGCTTCCTCAAAGACGAAGCTGCCTCACAGGCTGATGATCTGATCGCCGAACAGATCAGTGAAAATCTACCGGAAGAATATGAAGATGACTGGAACTGGCAGGCACTCACGAAATGGGCGAATGCTCATTATGGTCTGAATCTGAACGATCGTGAGCTGAAGAAGATCGGTCGCGACGGGCTGCATCAGTTCCTTTACGATCATGCCTTGAAGGCAATCGAACGAATCGATTTTACTCCGCTGGAAACCTTCCTGGATGAAGACTGGGGGATTCGTTCCCTGTCAGGGTACCTGAATTATCAGTTCGGCCTGGAAGTCGATCCTCAGGAGTTTAAGAATCTGAGTATTCCGGAATCGAAAACGAAGATTCTGGAGAAGGTGAAAGAGCTTTACCACGAAAAAGAAGTGACCTTCCCGGTCACTGTGGGCATGTATAACTTCCTGGGGAATCAGCAACCCGGGAACGAAGCCAACAGCCGCGTGGGTCTGGTGAAATGGGCGAATTCCCGTTTCCATTCCGATCTGGATCTGGAAGCGCTGAAGGGGAAACAGGTCAGCGAAATCCAGAAGATTCTCTCCGCTGAAAGTGAAAAGGTCTTCGTCAATGGAGAGGCTTCTACCCGGATTGAGAAATATCTTTCCGAAGCCTATTCGGAAGATCTCCAGGTCATGGGAACACCAGCCGAACATAAGGAATCCACGCTTCAGGAACTCGCCACCTGGGCACAAAAAGAGCTGGAACTTGACGTGACCACAGAAGAGTTGGAGCCGCTCTCCACGGATGAGGTTCGGACTCGACTGTACCAGGCGTACAACAAACGTTACCGTCCTGAATTAAGTCAGGCTGAGCGTTCTTTGATCCTGGAAGTTCTGGATACATCCTGGAAAGATCACCTGTATTACATGGACCATCTGCGGTCCGGGATTGGACTGGTGGGATACGCTCAGAAAGATCCCAAGGTCGAATATCGACGCGAAGGGATGAAGGCTTTCGACGCAATGTGGGGCCGTATTGGGCAGCAGGTCACATCGGCGATTTTCCGTCTGGAAAAGCAGAGCCCTGATTTCGTTGGGTCCTTGTGGCAGGTCACTTCGACGGTACATGAAGAAGTGACCGACGATTTTGAATATGATGATCCGACAGGCGAGCAGGATAATGCTCCCGAACCGGAACAGCGTTCGATTGAGCCCATTGTAAATGATCAGCCCAAAGTCGGTCGAAATGATCCCTGCCCCTGTGGGAGTGGGAAAAAATATAAGAAGTGTTGCGGCCAGGCCTGA